One Eubacteriales bacterium mix99 genomic window carries:
- the minE gene encoding cell division topological specificity factor MinE → MLDFFRFFGKEDNKSKDIAKERLQLVLIHDRANVSPKFLDMVKGDIAKVISNYMEIDEKGFDIRLSRVEQEEDKYTSALIANIPIKRVKNMGKNNG, encoded by the coding sequence TTGCTTGATTTTTTCAGGTTTTTCGGCAAGGAAGACAATAAAAGCAAGGATATTGCAAAAGAACGCTTGCAATTGGTATTGATTCATGACCGTGCCAATGTTTCACCCAAATTTTTGGATATGGTGAAGGGTGATATCGCCAAAGTGATTTCCAATTATATGGAGATTGATGAAAAGGGGTTTGATATCCGTTTGTCCCGGGTTGAGCAGGAAGAGGATAAGTATACTTCTGCCCTGATTGCCAATATTCCCATCAAAAGAGTAAAGAATATGGGAAAGAACAATGGATAA
- a CDS encoding penicillin-binding transpeptidase domain-containing protein, with the protein MMKKFLHLMKNRFFVFGLVVVLLFTALGTRLAYLTVSKGEYYYNMAQERKQISVTLKGARGNILDRNGIPLAVNRQTYVAQVDRRWLPTDGEKINAVLLKAIDILEKNGETLLDSIPIKNSSIVPNDTGQKTSGGFYYNFGTKNKDTAKKRYDAWRESIGMKGKTKKDLPADQMLAELREHYKIKKSVPDETARKIISIRLDLYLNRFRQDEPVKIAEDINYRTVSGIETNADELSGIQTVVELNRYYPYGESAQHIVGYVGRITENNMESYKKKNGKTPEQDGYNVYSDKYGQDGVEAYAEKWLTGNTKKKQGYLKAEVDASRRVIQVLEEKVPWNGDDAVLTMDIRLQRRTEDILKEELSKMREGIEPYDGDNQAPLAHNGAAVILDANTGEILAMASSADSPYPYDLNDFARGIKTEEYSNLAKDPSNPLFALAFQGGMEPGSVFKMLVGTAALMEGKVSVQETILDRYRLRPTAPACWSKYGHGRVNIMDALKVSCNYYFTAIGDRLGIEDLHKWAVRFGLDGPTGLELLTLDNKKDQNVVSSPEVVERNRKRTAYGSVKQLMKDKYGKDLASPQIKEIVDIGSEYTRLIRYLTDNKIFREKDKAIRKAANDLCDISYQGKWSDMEYLRTFIGQSATSVSPLAIARYVAALVNGNRVLETHIMKEIRSPEGKVIQETDPKFEQLQIRKKYQEAIKEGMHRVVYATGGPGGHGSGVKAFTGLDPSITLGGKTGTAQVVPGQVERNTAWFTAFTPYDKPEVVVVVAVPNGKQAGNAAPVARRIIEEYYRLKGQDQHNDLLPSNQLSQ; encoded by the coding sequence ATGATGAAAAAGTTTCTACACCTGATGAAAAATCGTTTTTTTGTTTTCGGCCTGGTGGTTGTTCTCCTGTTTACCGCACTTGGTACCCGCCTGGCTTACCTTACTGTGAGCAAGGGTGAGTATTACTATAACATGGCTCAGGAGCGCAAGCAGATCTCGGTGACTCTGAAAGGAGCCAGGGGAAACATTCTGGACCGCAACGGGATTCCTCTTGCCGTAAACCGGCAGACCTATGTCGCTCAGGTGGACAGGCGCTGGCTTCCCACCGACGGAGAAAAGATCAATGCGGTTCTTCTGAAGGCCATTGATATTTTGGAAAAGAACGGGGAAACCCTGCTGGACAGTATTCCCATTAAAAACAGCTCCATCGTTCCGAACGATACCGGGCAAAAGACTTCCGGCGGATTCTACTATAATTTCGGTACAAAGAATAAAGACACTGCCAAAAAGCGCTACGATGCCTGGAGAGAAAGCATCGGGATGAAAGGAAAGACGAAAAAGGATCTGCCGGCGGATCAGATGCTGGCAGAGTTGAGGGAGCATTATAAGATAAAAAAATCCGTTCCGGATGAGACGGCGCGGAAGATCATTTCCATCCGGCTGGATCTGTACTTAAACCGCTTTCGGCAGGACGAACCGGTGAAAATTGCAGAGGATATCAATTACCGGACCGTTTCCGGTATCGAAACCAATGCCGATGAGCTTTCCGGTATTCAGACTGTGGTTGAACTGAACAGGTATTATCCCTATGGGGAGAGCGCTCAGCATATTGTTGGCTATGTCGGGAGAATCACGGAAAACAATATGGAGTCCTATAAAAAAAAGAATGGAAAGACTCCGGAACAGGATGGTTATAATGTCTACAGCGATAAATATGGTCAGGATGGCGTGGAAGCTTATGCAGAGAAATGGCTGACCGGCAACACGAAGAAGAAGCAGGGCTATCTGAAGGCGGAAGTGGATGCATCCCGGCGGGTGATTCAGGTTCTGGAAGAGAAGGTTCCATGGAACGGTGATGATGCGGTATTGACCATGGATATTCGTCTGCAGCGCCGTACGGAGGATATTCTAAAGGAAGAGCTGAGTAAGATGAGGGAGGGGATCGAGCCCTACGATGGGGACAACCAGGCTCCCCTTGCCCACAACGGAGCCGCTGTTATACTGGATGCCAATACCGGGGAGATTCTTGCCATGGCCAGCTCTGCCGACAGCCCATACCCTTATGATCTGAATGATTTTGCCAGGGGGATCAAAACAGAGGAGTACAGCAATCTGGCAAAGGATCCTTCCAATCCATTGTTTGCCCTTGCTTTTCAGGGCGGCATGGAGCCGGGCTCCGTGTTCAAAATGCTGGTAGGCACGGCGGCTCTCATGGAAGGGAAGGTTTCCGTACAGGAGACCATATTGGACCGATATCGGCTTCGGCCTACAGCGCCAGCCTGCTGGAGCAAATACGGGCATGGCAGGGTGAATATTATGGATGCACTGAAGGTGTCCTGTAACTATTACTTTACTGCCATTGGGGACCGGCTGGGGATTGAGGATCTTCACAAATGGGCCGTCCGGTTCGGCCTGGATGGTCCGACGGGGCTGGAGCTTCTGACTCTGGACAATAAAAAGGACCAGAACGTGGTTTCCAGTCCGGAGGTTGTGGAGAGAAACCGCAAAAGAACGGCTTATGGTTCGGTAAAGCAATTGATGAAGGATAAATACGGGAAAGATCTTGCCAGCCCGCAGATAAAGGAGATTGTTGATATTGGAAGCGAATACACCAGGCTGATTCGTTACCTGACGGACAATAAGATTTTCAGGGAAAAGGATAAGGCAATCCGGAAAGCGGCCAATGATCTGTGCGATATCTCCTATCAGGGGAAATGGTCCGACATGGAGTATCTGCGGACCTTTATCGGGCAAAGTGCTACCAGTGTCAGCCCCCTGGCGATTGCCCGGTATGTTGCGGCTCTGGTAAACGGCAACCGGGTGCTGGAAACCCATATCATGAAAGAAATCCGGTCTCCGGAAGGCAAGGTGATTCAGGAAACGGATCCGAAATTTGAGCAGCTGCAGATCAGGAAGAAATATCAGGAAGCCATCAAGGAAGGCATGCACCGCGTTGTTTATGCAACCGGGGGTCCGGGCGGTCATGGCTCGGGAGTCAAGGCGTTTACCGGTCTGGATCCTTCCATCACTCTCGGCGGCAAGACAGGAACGGCGCAGGTTGTTCCGGGACAGGTGGAGAGGAATACGGCATGGTTCACCGCCTTTACTCCCTATGATAAACCGGAGGTCGTGGTGGTGGTAGCGGTTCCCAACGGAAAGCAGGCGGGGAATGCAGCCCCTGTGGCAAGGCGGATCATTGAGGAATATTACCGGCTGAAGGGCCAGGATCAGCACAACGATCTTTTGCCTTCCAATCAACTGTCCCAATGA
- the minD gene encoding septum site-determining protein MinD — protein sequence MGEVIVITSGKGGVGKTTTTANIGTALALEGKRTVLIDADIGLRNLDVVMGLENRIVYDLVDVVEGVCRMKQALIRDKRFNCLYLLPAAQTRDKNAVTPAQMQKLCEDLRDQFDFILIDCPAGIEQGFKNAIAGADKAVVITMPEVSAVRDADRIIGLLASNELTNPQLIINRLRMDMVKRGDMMNIDDTIDILGVDLLGVVPDDEEIIISSNRGEPVVTGSSSFAGQAYRNIAKRLLGEKVPLLDMDTEETFMDRLRNLFTVKNKKKTWKG from the coding sequence ATGGGAGAAGTAATTGTGATAACGTCGGGAAAAGGCGGAGTGGGGAAAACCACAACAACGGCAAATATCGGCACGGCTCTTGCCCTGGAAGGGAAAAGAACGGTGTTGATCGATGCGGACATCGGCCTCCGGAACCTGGATGTGGTGATGGGTTTGGAGAATCGGATTGTATACGATCTGGTGGATGTGGTGGAAGGGGTTTGCAGGATGAAGCAGGCCCTGATCCGGGACAAGCGGTTTAACTGCCTGTATCTGCTTCCGGCGGCACAGACAAGAGATAAAAATGCCGTCACTCCCGCACAGATGCAGAAGCTTTGTGAGGATCTGAGAGATCAGTTTGATTTTATCCTCATTGACTGTCCGGCCGGTATTGAGCAGGGATTTAAAAATGCCATAGCCGGAGCGGACAAGGCGGTGGTGATAACAATGCCCGAAGTCTCTGCCGTACGGGATGCCGATCGGATCATCGGTCTTCTCGCGTCCAATGAGCTGACCAATCCACAGCTCATCATCAATCGGCTCCGGATGGACATGGTAAAGCGGGGGGATATGATGAACATCGATGATACCATTGATATTCTGGGAGTGGATCTTCTGGGTGTGGTACCGGATGATGAAGAGATCATCATCTCCAGTAACCGTGGAGAGCCTGTTGTTACGGGAAGTTCCTCCTTTGCCGGGCAGGCTTACCGCAATATTGCAAAACGTCTGCTGGGAGAGAAAGTTCCTTTGCTGGACATGGATACTGAGGAAACTTTCATGGACAGGCTGCGTAATCTCTTTACCGTGAAAAATAAAAAGAAAACATGGAAAGGGTGA
- a CDS encoding M23 family metallopeptidase, whose protein sequence is MEGKQSVVIQGRTIHRNRPAERPDHPDSGVPVRRIAASPKDAGHESPYRLADLRDSRKRSGEERGIVRPRTHPALYGSSASSKSNRREGGWIASLMKRIAVAALIALVIFLLNSIRLPFAQTAVDQVKMAITHEFDLDKALGKLKFIGKSIPGKVRSVFQQDTKDSGSGTKDSKAREGNALKFRAPIQGEVTQVFKEQIPLSSSDGMYENKGIDITAADHAPFYATAAGVVAAVEKHELYGSSVWVDHGDQIFSFYGRCGKINVKAGQSVNVGEKLGTIGASSKAAQPMLHFEIWRKDKAVDPLNYIRHANQTSEQKGV, encoded by the coding sequence ATGGAAGGAAAACAGTCTGTTGTCATACAGGGCAGAACGATTCATCGGAACAGGCCTGCAGAAAGGCCGGATCATCCGGACAGCGGAGTACCGGTTCGCCGTATAGCTGCCAGTCCGAAGGATGCGGGCCATGAAAGCCCCTATCGCCTGGCCGATCTGCGGGATTCCAGAAAGAGAAGCGGTGAGGAAAGGGGCATCGTCCGCCCGCGGACCCATCCGGCTCTTTATGGTTCTTCCGCTTCTTCAAAGAGCAACCGGAGGGAAGGCGGATGGATTGCTTCCCTGATGAAAAGGATTGCGGTGGCCGCGTTGATTGCTCTTGTTATTTTCCTGCTGAACAGCATCCGACTGCCCTTTGCACAGACTGCTGTGGATCAGGTGAAAATGGCGATTACCCATGAATTTGACCTGGATAAGGCACTGGGGAAACTGAAATTCATCGGGAAGTCCATTCCGGGAAAGGTACGTTCCGTTTTTCAGCAGGATACGAAAGATTCCGGGAGCGGGACAAAGGACAGCAAGGCCCGGGAGGGGAACGCTCTGAAGTTCCGTGCTCCGATTCAGGGGGAGGTGACACAGGTATTCAAGGAACAAATTCCCCTGAGTTCCTCAGACGGCATGTATGAGAATAAGGGGATTGATATCACAGCTGCCGATCATGCTCCTTTCTATGCAACGGCGGCCGGCGTGGTGGCGGCTGTGGAGAAGCATGAACTTTATGGCTCTTCCGTATGGGTGGATCATGGAGACCAGATTTTTTCCTTTTACGGAAGATGCGGGAAAATCAATGTAAAAGCCGGACAAAGCGTAAATGTGGGGGAGAAGCTGGGCACCATCGGAGCATCGTCGAAAGCGGCGCAGCCGATGCTTCACTTTGAGATATGGAGGAAGGATAAAGCAGTGGATCCGCTGAACTATATCCGGCATGCCAATCAGACTTCGGAGCAGAAAGGTGTATAG
- the minC gene encoding septum site-determining protein MinC gives MIEESVRFKGTRGGLNIYAAREANLPDIMDSFLRKLQSGKLFFDGTKVNLIFTGREFEPEEQKQILKLFSRYLKPGTVEFCGNPEPIKEEDLPSEDHSGSFVCLEEGMTRFIRGTVRSGQCVSYKGNIVVVGDVNPGGELIAGGNILVLGILRGIAQAGADGNVKAVVAACCLLPTQLRIAGTIARAPEGETTKPSCPEIAYVKENHLFIEPYLPGRGRQDPMLQTNRI, from the coding sequence ATGATCGAAGAATCCGTACGGTTTAAAGGTACCCGGGGCGGGCTGAATATTTATGCAGCCCGTGAGGCCAACCTTCCGGATATTATGGACAGCTTTCTGAGAAAGCTTCAGTCCGGCAAGCTTTTTTTTGATGGCACCAAAGTCAATCTGATTTTTACCGGCCGGGAATTTGAGCCGGAGGAGCAGAAGCAGATATTGAAACTGTTTTCCCGGTATCTGAAACCAGGGACCGTGGAATTCTGTGGAAATCCGGAACCGATTAAGGAGGAAGACTTGCCGTCGGAGGATCATTCCGGATCCTTTGTTTGTCTGGAAGAGGGGATGACCCGGTTTATTCGGGGTACCGTCCGAAGCGGACAGTGCGTTTCCTATAAAGGAAACATTGTTGTGGTTGGGGATGTCAATCCCGGCGGGGAATTGATTGCCGGGGGCAATATACTGGTCCTCGGTATACTGCGTGGCATTGCCCAGGCAGGAGCGGACGGCAATGTCAAAGCGGTTGTTGCTGCCTGTTGTCTTCTTCCCACCCAGTTGCGGATTGCAGGAACGATCGCAAGGGCCCCCGAAGGAGAAACGACAAAGCCCTCCTGCCCGGAGATTGCCTATGTAAAAGAGAATCATCTGTTCATTGAGCCTTACCTTCCGGGAAGGGGAAGACAGGATCCGATGCTGCAGACGAATAGAATATAG
- a CDS encoding TIGR03936 family radical SAM-associated protein, with the protein MRFVVEYTKEERVKYISHLDLMRSMQRAIRRAELPIAWSRGYHPHPVMAFASALPVGMTSEGEYMDIHLLEGMDVPELEKRLNKALPKGITVKQAAAVDEQVPSLMSLVERADYRIVPEDPDWDWKPAVDVFRSKPEIWVEKKSKKKVSTVNLKEAVRDIHACGEHDRELFLSLPAGSSENLKPDLVVDALLEEKDRTLSFCRTGLYLRKDGKWVTPLALGKPEGGIR; encoded by the coding sequence ATGCGTTTTGTGGTGGAATACACAAAGGAAGAACGGGTCAAATACATTTCCCATCTGGATCTGATGCGTTCCATGCAGCGTGCCATCCGCCGGGCAGAGCTTCCCATTGCCTGGTCCCGGGGATATCATCCCCATCCGGTTATGGCCTTTGCCTCCGCTTTACCGGTTGGCATGACCAGTGAGGGGGAGTATATGGATATTCATCTGCTGGAGGGGATGGATGTTCCGGAATTGGAGAAAAGACTGAACAAAGCCCTGCCAAAGGGAATCACCGTAAAGCAGGCAGCTGCTGTGGATGAACAGGTTCCTTCCCTGATGAGCCTGGTGGAACGGGCGGATTACCGCATTGTTCCGGAGGATCCGGACTGGGACTGGAAACCGGCAGTGGACGTATTCCGGAGCAAGCCGGAGATCTGGGTGGAAAAGAAAAGCAAGAAGAAGGTGTCCACCGTAAATTTAAAGGAAGCTGTCCGGGATATCCATGCATGCGGGGAGCATGACAGGGAACTCTTTTTATCCCTTCCTGCCGGCAGCAGTGAAAATCTGAAGCCGGATCTGGTGGTCGATGCACTGTTGGAGGAAAAAGACAGGACCCTGTCCTTCTGTCGGACAGGGCTGTATCTCCGAAAAGACGGAAAGTGGGTTACCCCGTTGGCCCTGGGAAAACCGGAAGGAGGCATTCGGTGA
- a CDS encoding M50 family metallopeptidase, which yields MRIGRIFDIDIHISNYLLLLVAVLLITGHGGNFTAVFFIFFIHEMSHILMARMLKMKVDEIELLPFGGAIRIQSMFELNPRHEILVAAAGPLSNILLLLLYFGGIQMGWIPSSARNPEFVNYNLLLAGFNSLPALPLDGGRVLRAVLSRQMGLKRATQIASNMGLLLALILVTAGLYGFYYHVFNYSLFVLAGFLIYSAVREKRNATYAMLKDITFKKESLRKEGSMPIRNVAVLSELSLQEVVKKLVPHRYHYIRVLDEQLRELGSLSEGQIVNGLLDYGANAPVGRLLRKR from the coding sequence ATGCGAATAGGCAGAATATTTGATATCGATATCCATATCAGCAATTATCTTCTGCTCCTGGTGGCTGTGCTTCTGATAACGGGTCACGGCGGTAATTTTACCGCTGTTTTTTTCATTTTTTTCATTCATGAAATGTCCCATATTCTGATGGCCAGGATGCTGAAGATGAAAGTGGATGAAATTGAGCTTCTGCCCTTTGGCGGAGCCATCCGGATCCAGAGCATGTTTGAGCTGAATCCCCGTCACGAGATTCTGGTTGCTGCAGCCGGTCCCCTGTCCAATATCCTTTTGCTTCTCCTGTACTTCGGAGGGATTCAGATGGGATGGATCCCATCCTCTGCCAGGAATCCGGAATTTGTAAATTACAATCTTCTGCTGGCCGGGTTCAATTCGCTGCCGGCCTTGCCTCTGGACGGAGGAAGGGTCCTGCGTGCTGTTCTGTCCAGGCAGATGGGGCTGAAACGGGCAACGCAGATCGCTTCGAACATGGGACTGCTGCTGGCATTAATTCTGGTGACTGCCGGGTTGTATGGCTTCTATTATCATGTTTTCAATTACTCCCTGTTTGTTCTTGCGGGGTTCCTGATATATTCTGCTGTCAGGGAGAAACGCAATGCAACCTACGCCATGCTGAAGGACATCACGTTTAAAAAGGAATCCCTGCGGAAGGAAGGCAGCATGCCCATACGGAACGTTGCTGTTTTATCCGAACTGTCTCTGCAGGAGGTTGTAAAGAAACTCGTTCCGCACCGATATCATTATATCCGGGTATTGGATGAGCAGCTGAGGGAACTGGGCTCTTTGAGCGAAGGCCAGATTGTGAACGGCTTGTTGGATTATGGAGCCAATGCACCGGTGGGAAGGCTGCTTCGAAAAAGATAG
- the mgsA gene encoding methylglyoxal synthase has product MNIALIAHDKKKEDMINLCIAYQQILKDHRLCATGTTGKLVAEATGLKIHRFLSGPMGGDQQIGSRVAYNRIDLIIFLRDPLTAQPHEPDVNALLRLCDVHNIPLATNIATAEVMLKAVQRGDLDWRYLVNPPGGEDDAEGSSMDF; this is encoded by the coding sequence TTGAATATCGCTTTAATTGCCCACGATAAGAAAAAAGAAGATATGATAAACCTGTGTATTGCCTATCAGCAGATCCTGAAGGATCACCGGCTGTGCGCAACCGGAACCACGGGAAAGCTGGTGGCTGAAGCAACTGGTCTGAAGATTCACCGCTTTCTTTCCGGACCAATGGGCGGAGATCAGCAGATCGGTTCCAGAGTGGCCTACAACCGTATTGATCTGATTATTTTCCTGCGGGATCCCCTGACGGCTCAGCCTCATGAACCGGATGTCAATGCCCTCCTGAGACTGTGCGACGTACACAATATTCCTCTTGCCACCAACATTGCTACTGCTGAGGTGATGCTGAAGGCGGTACAGCGGGGAGATCTGGACTGGCGCTATCTGGTCAATCCGCCGGGTGGGGAGGATGACGCGGAAGGATCCTCCATGGATTTTTAA
- the rodA gene encoding rod shape-determining protein RodA, whose translation MFDKRLIRNFDFALLIIILLITVIGLFGIILATRSPVEAGDNALSEIFGSFNMRQVKLQILWFVSGLVLMLVVVSVDYHTIIDLSVYFYWIVVAMLIAVKLKGQTRGGAQSWIPIGPYQLQPSEFAKISVILSLARIMSKKEETGINNFGSMAQILLTLAVPFVFIVIQPDLGTALVLIVIFMGMIFVAGIDYKLLFGVIGVGVAAIPPVWFKFLDKYQKNRILVFLNPGLDPTGKGMQAIQSKMAVGSGQLTGRLGSGGFLLHNMLSQLNFLPAKDTDFIFAVTAEALGFLGGITIIVLYLLLIIRTVRIASRARDHLGSLICIGVASMALFHVFENIGMCMGIMPITGIPLPFMSYGGSSMWINMISFGLVLNVGMRRQKITF comes from the coding sequence ATGTTTGACAAACGATTGATACGCAATTTTGATTTCGCTTTGCTTATCATTATCCTGCTGATTACCGTTATCGGGTTATTTGGAATTATCCTGGCGACCCGCTCCCCGGTAGAGGCAGGCGACAACGCTCTTTCAGAAATATTTGGCAGTTTCAATATGAGGCAGGTCAAACTGCAGATCCTTTGGTTTGTTTCCGGACTGGTGCTTATGCTGGTGGTAGTCAGCGTAGATTATCATACGATTATTGATTTGTCCGTATATTTTTACTGGATTGTTGTCGCCATGTTGATTGCAGTGAAATTGAAAGGGCAAACGCGCGGGGGCGCCCAGAGCTGGATTCCCATCGGCCCGTATCAGCTGCAGCCTTCGGAATTTGCCAAGATCTCCGTCATTCTTTCCCTTGCCCGCATTATGTCCAAAAAAGAAGAGACAGGAATCAATAATTTCGGCAGTATGGCACAAATCCTGCTGACTCTGGCGGTTCCCTTTGTGTTTATTGTCATACAGCCGGATTTGGGAACAGCCCTGGTGCTGATCGTTATCTTTATGGGCATGATTTTTGTTGCAGGGATCGATTACAAACTGCTGTTTGGTGTGATTGGTGTCGGTGTTGCTGCGATTCCCCCTGTATGGTTCAAATTTCTGGATAAATATCAAAAAAACCGTATTCTGGTTTTCCTGAATCCCGGACTGGATCCTACCGGAAAGGGAATGCAGGCCATACAGTCCAAAATGGCCGTTGGATCCGGCCAATTGACCGGCCGGTTGGGAAGCGGCGGATTTCTGCTTCATAATATGTTGAGTCAGCTGAACTTTCTGCCTGCCAAGGATACGGATTTTATTTTTGCAGTCACAGCGGAAGCTCTGGGCTTTCTCGGGGGCATCACGATTATTGTTCTGTACCTTCTATTAATTATCAGAACGGTTCGTATTGCGTCCAGGGCCAGAGATCATCTGGGCTCCCTTATTTGCATAGGGGTTGCTTCCATGGCTCTGTTTCATGTGTTTGAAAACATTGGAATGTGCATGGGTATTATGCCGATTACCGGCATCCCTCTGCCCTTTATGAGTTATGGCGGCAGTTCCATGTGGATCAATATGATTTCTTTTGGTCTCGTTCTCAATGTCGGCATGCGCAGACAAAAGATTACTTTTTAG
- a CDS encoding TIGR03960 family B12-binding radical SAM protein, producing MDRKLLDRVLGQVSRPVRYMGNEYNMVEKDPEEVSIRFAFAFPDVYEVGMSHLGMKILYHLMNEREDTFCERVFAPWVDMEEKMRENRIPLFTLETRDPVSEFDFVGFTLQYEMCYTNLLNMLDLAGIPLLAKDRTKQDPFVIAGGPCTYNVEPLADFLDLVTMGEGEEQISELLDLYGEWKKKGGDREFFLRQAAAVPGVYVPQFYDVTYRDNGQVESVKPNTAAAPDRITKRIVRDLDQTYYPDRMIVPFMDIVHDRIVLELFRGCSRGCRFCQAGMIYRPVRERSMDKLLELAEKLVKSTGYEEISLSSLSTSDYSRLEDLVKQLMERFRDKRISLSLPSLRLDSFSRDFIAEIQKVRKTGLTFAPEAGTQRLRDVINKGVTEDDLVRSVTDAFVSGWNTVKLYFMIGLPTETEEDLRGIAELARLVTDCYYGLEQKKRQKGLRITVSTSSFVPKPFTPFQWEPQNAMEELREKQRFLRKALRMKHVEYNWNDPELSFLEAVFARGDRRLGAVLLSAWKNGARFDSWADQFRMDCWMDAFRRNHLDPGFYVYRKREREEVLPWDHIDVGVSKAFLWKEKEKAGRGERTPDCRVSCSGCGIRKTWEGIC from the coding sequence TTGGACAGGAAGTTGCTGGACAGGGTGCTTGGTCAGGTATCCAGACCCGTCCGTTATATGGGAAACGAATATAATATGGTGGAAAAGGATCCGGAGGAGGTTTCCATACGCTTTGCGTTTGCTTTTCCGGATGTCTATGAAGTCGGGATGTCTCATCTGGGTATGAAAATATTGTATCATCTGATGAACGAAAGGGAAGATACCTTTTGTGAAAGGGTATTTGCTCCCTGGGTGGATATGGAGGAAAAGATGCGGGAAAACCGGATTCCCCTTTTCACGCTGGAAACGCGGGATCCGGTTTCGGAGTTTGATTTCGTGGGATTTACCCTGCAGTACGAAATGTGCTACACCAACCTTTTGAATATGCTGGATCTGGCCGGCATTCCTCTTTTGGCGAAGGACCGGACGAAGCAGGATCCGTTTGTGATAGCCGGCGGTCCCTGCACATACAATGTGGAGCCGTTGGCAGACTTTCTGGACCTGGTAACCATGGGGGAAGGGGAGGAACAAATCAGTGAGCTGCTGGACCTTTACGGGGAATGGAAGAAAAAAGGCGGGGACCGGGAATTCTTCCTCAGACAGGCTGCTGCAGTACCAGGGGTTTATGTTCCTCAGTTTTATGATGTGACTTACCGGGACAACGGGCAGGTGGAATCGGTGAAGCCGAATACTGCTGCCGCACCGGATCGTATTACCAAAAGGATTGTCCGGGACCTGGATCAGACGTATTATCCGGACCGCATGATTGTACCGTTCATGGATATCGTCCATGACCGCATTGTGCTGGAGCTCTTCCGGGGCTGCTCCAGAGGCTGCCGCTTTTGTCAGGCGGGTATGATATACCGTCCTGTCCGGGAGCGAAGCATGGACAAGCTCCTGGAACTGGCGGAAAAATTGGTGAAAAGCACCGGATATGAGGAAATCTCCCTGTCTTCCCTGAGCACGAGCGACTATTCCCGGCTGGAGGATCTGGTAAAACAGCTTATGGAGCGTTTTCGGGACAAGCGGATCTCCCTGTCCCTGCCTTCTCTGAGACTGGACAGCTTTTCCAGAGACTTTATTGCGGAAATACAGAAGGTCCGGAAAACCGGACTGACCTTTGCCCCGGAGGCAGGGACCCAGAGGCTGAGGGATGTCATCAACAAGGGGGTTACGGAGGACGACCTGGTCCGCAGTGTAACCGATGCCTTTGTCTCCGGGTGGAATACAGTGAAACTGTACTTCATGATCGGTCTGCCCACGGAGACGGAAGAAGACCTCCGGGGCATCGCAGAACTGGCGCGGCTGGTAACGGACTGCTACTACGGGTTGGAGCAGAAAAAGCGTCAGAAAGGACTTCGGATCACCGTCAGCACGTCGTCCTTTGTGCCAAAACCCTTTACTCCCTTTCAGTGGGAGCCGCAGAATGCCATGGAGGAGCTGCGGGAAAAGCAGCGTTTCCTGAGAAAAGCACTTCGTATGAAGCATGTGGAATATAACTGGAATGATCCGGAACTCAGCTTTCTGGAAGCCGTTTTTGCAAGGGGGGACAGGCGGCTCGGCGCCGTTTTGCTGTCTGCCTGGAAAAATGGTGCCCGGTTTGACAGCTGGGCCGATCAATTTCGCATGGACTGCTGGATGGATGCCTTTCGCCGGAATCATCTGGATCCCGGATTCTATGTATATCGGAAAAGGGAACGGGAGGAAGTGCTGCCGTGGGATCACATTGACGTTGGGGTCAGCAAGGCATTTCTGTGGAAGGAAAAAGAAAAAGCCGGACGGGGGGAGCGGACGCCGGACTGCCGGGTAAGCTGTTCCGGCTGCGGCATAAGAAAAACATGGGAGGGAATTTGCTGA